GTAGATTTGTTTTTACACAAATTTATCTACATACCCTTTTAATTAGTAAATTATTAATCTTGAGATAGAAATTTAAAAATGGATTTTGTTTACCAAATTCTTTTTTATTTTCAATTTCTTTAAGATATGGAAAATCATCTAAAGAACTTGGTCTCCTAAAGTCTACTATAGCTAAACATCCTATTAAATCACCAAAAAAATCTTTTCTTACTCTAAATATTTTAATGTTTTCATTCTTAAATCTCTAATAATATACATAGATTATTCTCATTTACTGAACTACTTTTGAACAAAAATTTTCCCAGCTAATCGAAGTTTATTATATACAAGGGTATATATAACTAAATTGAGGAAATTATGTAATCAAAAAATTTTTAATACACATACAACATATTGTGTTTAGGTAAATGTATAAATACAATACATTGATCTATTTATTTAAAAATGAATTATGCAATTTTCTGAAATTATGAATTTTAGTTAATGATGAAAATATTAACTAAATAATAGAATACAACGCTATTATAATGAATATCATATTATCTTTCTATAATAAATTTAGACAACAGAGAAGTTTTTTCAAAAAGTTATAACTTTAATATTGTAACTATTTATAAATAGCAGAATACCATATTAATAGTTAAATTATATAAAAATTAAATACTTTTAGCTATAAGTTTATATATTTATGTAAGCGAGGTGATTAAGTGATAGAATCATTATTATTAGTATTAGCTGTATCTTTAGATGCTTTTGTAGCTAGTATTGCTTATGGAACAAATAAAATAAAAATTCCTTTTGCTTCTGCAACAATAATAAATATAATCTGTTCAAGTGTTCTGGGGATATCGCTTTTCTTAGGCTCTGTAATAAAAAAATTTGTTCCTATTAAGGTTACTTCAATAATAAGTTTTATTATATTGTGTTTATTTGGTATATACTATCTGTTTGATAGTATTGTAAAAAATTATGTTAAAAATAATAGAAATTCCAATAAAAAATTGAAAATAAAGTTTTCAGATTTAAATTTTATAATAGATATATGTATTGATGAAACTAAAGCGGATATAGACCATTCAAAGAATCTTAATCCTAAAGAGGCTTTGTATCTTGCTACAGCTCTTTCTTTAGATTCTTTAGCTATAGGTTTAGGAAGTAGTTTAGGCAACGTAAATTATGTACAAATAGTAGTATTATCATTAATAGCTCATTTCATTTTTATATATATTGGATTATTTGCAGGAAAAAAATTTGTTGAAAAATCAAAACTTAATTTATCTTGGTTATCAGGGATAATATTAATAGTTCTAGCTATTATGAGAGTAATATAATTATTTAAATGAAATTAACATATGATTAAAGAGAGAATATTAATTATATAATATTGAAGGGGGAAAGATGGCGTATAAAAATTAAACTTATTTTGATATGCCATCTTTGAAATTTATTCGATGGCTACCCGCTTTAATACTCCAACTTCTTCAGAGTGGATAAATACTTGAATAATGATCTTTCTAAGCTTTAGATGGAGTGAAAATTCCCTCTAAAGCTTAGAATTATGTTTTTATAAGGAAAGTAAGGAATATATAGAAGATTATTATTGGAGCATTTTATAAAAATTTGTAAGTTTTTTAAAATTAAAATTCAAGAGAGTTTAATATAGGAATTATATTTATTACAGGTATTTCATAAGGATGTACTTTTTTTATGGTAGTTATTGTATCTTTTAATATTTTTTTAGTACAGCAAAACTCTATTTTACATTCTTCTGCTTCGCATATTTCACCTATTTCTCCATTGAATGGATCTGCTCCATCTAGTGGTCTCCAAGAACCTTTGATTTTGGAAACAGCCATACAATTATCATAATTTCCGCCTATTGTAAGGGCACCTATATGATTTAATTCTGTTCTTAATTCTTTTATATATTCTTCTGGGATAAAGGTTTCTATTTTGAAAAAATCAAATTCCATAGTTTAATATAATCCTTTCTATATATGTATTTATTTTTATTATATCTTAAATATTTAGTATTGATTTCTTAATTTAACATTAAAAGCTTTCTAAATTATGTTTTTATAAATATTATAATATAATTTTGACAATATAGAATCAATGTTTAAAAGATATTATAGTTTCTTAAAAGAACATTAATAACTTTACTCATTACTATCTTATTAGCTTATATACTATTTTAAGATTATTTGCTTAATGTTAATTAATAGATGAATGTATAAAAAGATGCTTATATTGCACGATTTCACCTAAAATTCACACATTATAAATAAAAAGACATAAACTATTATGAAGGAATAAATTATATAAGGAAGGGGAGCCATTATGAAAAATAATCCTATAGAAATAGTTGGGATTACTTCTGAAGAGGAAATAAG
Above is a window of Clostridium sporogenes DNA encoding:
- a CDS encoding cytochrome C biogenesis protein; translation: MEFDFFKIETFIPEEYIKELRTELNHIGALTIGGNYDNCMAVSKIKGSWRPLDGADPFNGEIGEICEAEECKIEFCCTKKILKDTITTIKKVHPYEIPVINIIPILNSLEF
- the ytaF gene encoding sporulation membrane protein YtaF, yielding MIESLLLVLAVSLDAFVASIAYGTNKIKIPFASATIINIICSSVLGISLFLGSVIKKFVPIKVTSIISFIILCLFGIYYLFDSIVKNYVKNNRNSNKKLKIKFSDLNFIIDICIDETKADIDHSKNLNPKEALYLATALSLDSLAIGLGSSLGNVNYVQIVVLSLIAHFIFIYIGLFAGKKFVEKSKLNLSWLSGIILIVLAIMRVI